A DNA window from Setaria viridis chromosome 2, Setaria_viridis_v4.0, whole genome shotgun sequence contains the following coding sequences:
- the LOC117846167 gene encoding GDSL esterase/lipase At5g03600: MKTLFTAACFAFLLLNAAGVESRSRSRKCHCDDDDDDDYDSSNASYKLFVFGNSFADTGNVKKGDLKWETRAWYEPYGMSDAGHDNKPTGRFSDGMVQSDFLAKILGQDEAPPPERIRREDGVDLSSGMNFANSGGGVLVGWNLDKQIDVFRKLLRHGIIDKSHLNQSVALVAISDEDYEDFPSEAADQHKYIRNVTDGIIDGVRQLEDLGVDSVLVNLLPPLGCDPWNSRSNNYTKCAKDSITGVHNKHLTDKLGDDDSVLLLDLDTVFKSIIVPKTKKLFYHRHMPCCESLDEDGFCGQVDDDGNPQYTLCDKPDEHFYWDDTNPTQAGWKAVMEQLEGPIKEYLDI; encoded by the exons ATGAAAACCCTCTTCACCGCCGCCTgcttcgccttcctcctcctgaaTG CCGCTGGTGTCGAGTCCCGGTCCCGGTCCCGGAAGTGCCActgtgacgacgacgacgacgatgactaCGACTCCAGCAATGCATCGTACAAGCTGTTCGTGTTCGGCAACTCCTTCGCCGACACCGGAAACGTCAAGAAAGGCGATTTGAAGTGGGAGACGCGAGCGTGGTACGAGCCCTACGGCATGTCGGACGCGGGCCACGACAACAAACCAACCGGCCGCTTCTCCGACGGCATGGTTCAGTCTGATTTCCTCG CCAAGATTCTGGGGCAGGACGAGGCTCCTCCGCCGGAACGGATCAGGCGGGAGGATGGCGTGGACCTGTCGTCTGGCATGAACTTCGccaactccggcggcggcgtgctcgtGGGGTGGAACTTGGATAAGCAGATCGACGTGTTCAGGAAGCTGCTCCGGCACGGGATCATCGACAAAAGCCACCTCAACCAGTCTGTCGCGCTCGTCGCCATCTCCGACGAGGACTACGAGGACTTCCCCAGCGAGGCGGCCGACCAGCACAAG TACATCAGGAACGTGACGGACGGGATCATCGACGGCGTGAGGCAGCTCGAGGACCTGGGCGTCGACAGCGTGCTGGTGAACCTGCTGCCCCCGCTGGGCTGCGATCCGTGGAACAGCAGGTCGAACAACTACACCAAGTGCGCCAAGGATTCGATCACGGGCGTCCACAACAAGCATCTCACGGACAAGCTAGGCGATGACGACTCGGTCCTCCTGCTCGATCTCGACACCGTCTTCAAAAGCATCATCGTTCCCAAAACAA AAAAGCTGTTCTACCATAGGCACATGCCGTGCTGCGAGAGCCTCGACGAGGACGGATTCTGTGGGCAGGTTGACGACGACGGCAACCCGCAGTACACGCTGTGCGACAAACCAGACGAGCACTTCTACTGGGACGACACCAACCCGACGCAGGCAGGATGGAAGGCCGTCATGGAGCAGCTCGAAGGCCCCATCAAAGAGTATCTGGACATCTAG
- the LOC117845636 gene encoding organic cation/carnitine transporter 7 gives MAGDASGAETYTTDEALSRLGFGRFQALLLGFLGTGWVAEAMEVMLLSFVGPSMKEEWGVSGAAEGLITSVVFAGMLLGACVGGLGSDRYGRRAGFLFTAIVSGVPGLLCAFSPNYATLLALRFVVGLGLGASHVLPTWFLEFVPAESRGSWIVVFTCFWTLGTILEALLAWAIMPILGWRWLLALSSTPCFILLIFSSVIPESPRYLCSRGKINEAMLVLERIARMNNKALPPGTVTSEPKRIDDNYDPSVTTVLLMTEDRLDDDTSTKSNSKSIFRAFWSRDLIRSTLLLWLVYFASYFAYYGLVYLISELSSGRSQPKDSSLYINVLVTSFAEFPGLLLAALLVDRIGRKVTMGGMILLCCAFLAPLATQLREDLSIILLFCARSCVMGCFAVLHVYSPEIYPTSCRNTGVGFASIIGRIGSIVAPLTTTALLENHHQKEVVLVMDLALFLAGVACTLFPLETKGREIH, from the exons ATGGCGGGAGATGCGAGCGGCGCCGAGACCTACACGACAGACGAGGCGCTGTCGCGGCTCGGCTTCGGCCGGTTCCAGGCGCTCCTGCTCGGGTTCCTGGGCACCGGCTGGGTCGCGGAGGCCATGGAGGTCATGCTGCTGTCCTTCGTGGGGCCGTCCATGAAGGAGGAGTGGGGTGTCTCCGGCGCGGCAGAGGGCCTCATCACCAGCGTCGTCTTCGCCGGGATGCTCCTCGGGGCGTGCGTCGGAGGCCTTGGCTCAGATAGATACGGCAGACG GGCTGGTTTTCTATTCACTGCAATCGTCAGTGGTGTACCCGGTTTACTGTGCGCATTCTCACCAAACTATGCAACATTGCTGGCTTTGCGCTTCGTCGTTGGCCTTGGCCTGGGTGCCAGCCATGTGCTCCCTACTTGGTTCCTGGAATTCGTTCCGGCTGAAAGCAGAGGTTCCTGGATTGTTGTTTTTACCTGTTTCTGGACCCTTGGAACAATATTAGAGGCTCTACTTGCTTGG GCTATCATGCCAATACTTGGATGGAGATGGTTACTTGCATTGTCCTCCACGCCATGTTTCATCCTGCTTATTTTCTCTAGTGTAATACCTGAATCACCAAGATACCTTTGCTCAAGAGGTAAAATAAATGAAGCTATGCTTGTCCTGGAGAGAATAGCAAGAATGAATAACAAGGCTCTCCCTCCTGGCACTGTAACCTCTGAACCAAAAAGGATTGACGATAACTATGATCCGTCTGTTACAACAGTTCTACTGATGACAGAAGACAGACTTGACGATGACACAAGCACCAAATCCAATAGCAAAAGTATATTTAGAGCTTTTTGGTCACGTGATCTGATCAGATCAACTCTTCTCCTTTGGCTGGTCTATTTTGCAAGTTATTTTGCCTATTATGGACTAGTATATCTAATCTCTGAACTAAGCAGTGGTAGGAGTCAACCAAAGGATTCCAGCCTTTACATAAATGTGCTGGTGACCAGTTTTGCAG AGTTTCCTGGTCTTCTTTTGGCGGCTCTACTGGTGGACAGGATTGGTCGGAAAGTGACAATGGGAGGCATGATTTTGTTGTGCTGTGCCTTTCTTGCACCTCTTGCCACACAGTTGAGAGAAGATTTATCAATCATCCTTCTCTTCTGTGCTCGCAGTTGTGTTATGGGATGTTTTGCTGTTCTACATGTTTATTCCCCTGAG ATCTACCCTACATCTTGTCGCAACACTGGAGTTGGGTTCGCTAGTATCATTGGCCGAATTGGAAGCATTGTTGCTCCTCTCACGACAACTGCATTGCTAGAGAACCACCATCAGAAAGAAGTTGTGCTTGTGATGGATCTGGCACTCTTTCTTGCCGGAGTGGCCTGTACCCTCTTTCCTCTTGAGACCAAGGGCCGTGAAATTCATTGA
- the LOC117842503 gene encoding organic cation/carnitine transporter 7 isoform X1, translated as MASEGEAATHYTTDDALTRVGFGRFQALLLAYSGVGWVAEAFEIMLLSFVGPAVEAEWGVSGAEQGLISSVVFAGMLIGSIAGGLIADRCGRRLSCQDLDGGGCLHCPRHHALSFSFSFLQHLNRQEDNAGTEDDTSSKTSGIVAFQALWSYDLLQSTFLLWFLYLANYFAYYGVILLTSELSNGKRRCTSARTHLMQPNSINLYRDVLLTSLAEFPGLLLAALLVDRIGRKTSMGGMLFMCGAFLAPLSVQLGEGLVTTLLFCARTCIMGSFAVLYVYTPELYSASTRNTGVGITSSLGRIGSIVSPLVTLGLLESCHQKEAVFVMDLVLFLAGATCAFFPRETKGCQIQ; from the exons ATGGCTAGCGAAGGCGAAGCGGCGACGCACTACACAACGGACGACGCGCTCACGCGCGTCGGCTTTGGCCGGTTCCAGGCCCTCCTGCTCGCCTACTCCGGTGTGGGCTGGGTCGCGGAGGCGTTCGAGATAATGCTGCTCTCCTTCgtggggccggcggtggaggcggagtgGGGGGTGTCCGGCGCGGAGCAGGGCCTTATCAGCAGCGTCGTCTTCGCCGGGATGCTCATCGGGTCCATCGCCGGAGGCCTCATCGCGGACAGATGCGGCAGGAG GCTGTCATGCCAGGACTTGGATGGAGGTGGTTGCTTGCATTGTCCTCGGCACCATGCTTTGTCCTTCTCATTTTCTTTCCTCCAACACCTGAATCGCCAAG AAGATAATGCTGGAACTGAAGACGACACAAGTTCCAAGACCAGTGGCATTGTTGCATTTCAGGCACTTTGGTCATATGATCTGTTACAATCAACTTTTCTTCTTTGGTTCCTCTATCTTGCTAATTATTTTGCTTATTACGGAGTAATTTTGCTAACTTCTGAACTAAGCAATGGTAAGAGGAGGTGCACATCAGCAAGAACTCATTTGATGCAACCAAATAGTATCAATCTTTACAGAGATGTGCTGCTGACCAGTTTGGCAG AGTTTCCTGGCCTGCTTTTGGCGGCTCTACTAGTGGATAGGATTGGTCGAAAAACATCCATGGGAGGCATGCTTTTTATGTGCGGTGCTTTCCTGGCACCTCTTTCTGTACAGTTGGGAGAAGGGTTAGTAACTACCCTTCTATTCTGTGCCCGGACTTGTATCATGGGGAGCTTTGCTGTTCTGTATGTTTATACGCCTGAG CTCTACTCTGCGTCTACTCGGAACACTGGAGTTGGGATCACTTCTTCCCTTGGTCGGATTGGCAGCATAGTTTCACCTCTCGTTACCCTTGGCTTGTTAGAGAGCTGCCATCAGAAAGAAGCTGTGTTTGTGATGGATTTGGTGCTCTTCCTTGCAGGAGCCACCTGCGCCTTCTTCCCTCGAGAGACCAAGGGCTGCCAAATCCAGTGA
- the LOC117842503 gene encoding organic cation/carnitine transporter 7 isoform X2 — MPGLGWRWLLALSSAPCFVLLIFFPPTPESPRYLCSRGRTMDATVILERIARMNRGTLPPGILIYTPEKHVDNNLGTSETALLIAEDNAGTEDDTSSKTSGIVAFQALWSYDLLQSTFLLWFLYLANYFAYYGVILLTSELSNGKRRCTSARTHLMQPNSINLYRDVLLTSLAEFPGLLLAALLVDRIGRKTSMGGMLFMCGAFLAPLSVQLGEGLVTTLLFCARTCIMGSFAVLYVYTPELYSASTRNTGVGITSSLGRIGSIVSPLVTLGLLESCHQKEAVFVMDLVLFLAGATCAFFPRETKGCQIQ; from the exons ATGCCAGGACTTGGATGGAGGTGGTTGCTTGCATTGTCCTCGGCACCATGCTTTGTCCTTCTCATTTTCTTTCCTCCAACACCTGAATCGCCAAGGTATCTTTGCTCAAGAGGTAGAACAATGGATGCTACAGTCATCTTGGAAAGAATAGCAAGAATGAACCGAGGGACTCTCCCTCCTGGAATACTAATTTACACCCCAGAAAAGCATGTTGACAACAATCTTGGTACTTCTGAGACAGCACTTCTGATTGCAGAAGATAATGCTGGAACTGAAGACGACACAAGTTCCAAGACCAGTGGCATTGTTGCATTTCAGGCACTTTGGTCATATGATCTGTTACAATCAACTTTTCTTCTTTGGTTCCTCTATCTTGCTAATTATTTTGCTTATTACGGAGTAATTTTGCTAACTTCTGAACTAAGCAATGGTAAGAGGAGGTGCACATCAGCAAGAACTCATTTGATGCAACCAAATAGTATCAATCTTTACAGAGATGTGCTGCTGACCAGTTTGGCAG AGTTTCCTGGCCTGCTTTTGGCGGCTCTACTAGTGGATAGGATTGGTCGAAAAACATCCATGGGAGGCATGCTTTTTATGTGCGGTGCTTTCCTGGCACCTCTTTCTGTACAGTTGGGAGAAGGGTTAGTAACTACCCTTCTATTCTGTGCCCGGACTTGTATCATGGGGAGCTTTGCTGTTCTGTATGTTTATACGCCTGAG CTCTACTCTGCGTCTACTCGGAACACTGGAGTTGGGATCACTTCTTCCCTTGGTCGGATTGGCAGCATAGTTTCACCTCTCGTTACCCTTGGCTTGTTAGAGAGCTGCCATCAGAAAGAAGCTGTGTTTGTGATGGATTTGGTGCTCTTCCTTGCAGGAGCCACCTGCGCCTTCTTCCCTCGAGAGACCAAGGGCTGCCAAATCCAGTGA
- the LOC117842503 gene encoding organic cation/carnitine transporter 7 isoform X3 has protein sequence MASEGEAATHYTTDDALTRVGFGRFQALLLAYSGVGWVAEAFEIMLLSFVGPAVEAEWGVSGAEQGLISSVVFAGMLIGSIAGGLIADRCGRRLSCQDLDGGGCLHCPRHHALSFSFSFLQHLNRQEDNAGTEDDTSSKTSGIVAFQALWSYDLLQSTFLLWFLYLANYFAYYGVILLTSELSNGKRRCTSARTHLMQPNSINLYRDVLLTSLAGGAGGRPTRGGGSSGGRHGQAGERRPAQASFLACFWRLY, from the exons ATGGCTAGCGAAGGCGAAGCGGCGACGCACTACACAACGGACGACGCGCTCACGCGCGTCGGCTTTGGCCGGTTCCAGGCCCTCCTGCTCGCCTACTCCGGTGTGGGCTGGGTCGCGGAGGCGTTCGAGATAATGCTGCTCTCCTTCgtggggccggcggtggaggcggagtgGGGGGTGTCCGGCGCGGAGCAGGGCCTTATCAGCAGCGTCGTCTTCGCCGGGATGCTCATCGGGTCCATCGCCGGAGGCCTCATCGCGGACAGATGCGGCAGGAG GCTGTCATGCCAGGACTTGGATGGAGGTGGTTGCTTGCATTGTCCTCGGCACCATGCTTTGTCCTTCTCATTTTCTTTCCTCCAACACCTGAATCGCCAAG AAGATAATGCTGGAACTGAAGACGACACAAGTTCCAAGACCAGTGGCATTGTTGCATTTCAGGCACTTTGGTCATATGATCTGTTACAATCAACTTTTCTTCTTTGGTTCCTCTATCTTGCTAATTATTTTGCTTATTACGGAGTAATTTTGCTAACTTCTGAACTAAGCAATGGTAAGAGGAGGTGCACATCAGCAAGAACTCATTTGATGCAACCAAATAGTATCAATCTTTACAGAGATGTGCTGCTGACCAGTTTGGCAG GCGGAGCTGGCGGCCGGCCTACTAGGGGCGGTGGGTCAAGTGGCGGCCGACACGGGcaggcgggcgagcggcggccggcgcaagCG AGTTTCCTGGCCTGCTTTTGGCGGCTCTACTAG
- the LOC117844444 gene encoding uncharacterized protein, whose protein sequence is MPCTLSTQRGARPAEETAAKHGWSSLPDDLVIQVGNRLLADSDIYSYMDFRAVCTSWSSATKDNAKPGRFQPSKWALIDRHDDVLTFVSVETGRFVVKNIPLLRRYGFVGATGGGMIILEEPVPPYQVRVLNPFTGLFLRFKASLPIIGWVREATLTTSPVMLFVSSEVGKIMWADLDSEHFQQFGVDSRNTPLSMTPFDGKLYLSDQEGSILSSTVPSGSAQTLSMATTIPSAVGGHPAWYCYLVKSGEELLLVSRPWYEIHGKPVVRKVDTENNKLEVVTSIGNRALYLSDVRCLSVDASKFQGIEGGCIYFVDPVSTAGNGQASLMTTFRVAEQVQDDIIFDVATMAGGSRQPFTLAQVFANYCRFIYRSERGSN, encoded by the coding sequence ATGCCTTGCACTCTCTCCACCCAAAGGGGGGCTCGCCCTGCTGAGGAGACGGCTGCGAAGCACGGCTGGTCCTCCCTGCCTGACGACCTCGTCATCCAAGTAGGCAATCGCCTCTTGGCAGACAGCGACATCTACAGCTACATGGACTTCCGCGCCGTCTGCACGAGCTGGAGCAGCGCCACCAAGGACAACGCCAAACCCGGCCGCTTCCAGCCCAGCAAGTGGGCGTTGATCGACCGGCACGACGACGTTCTCACGTTCGTGAGCGTCGAGACCGGCCGGTTCGTCGTCAAGAACATCCCCCTCCTCCGCAGGTACGGCTTCGTCGGCGCAACGGGGGGCGGCATGATCATCCTTGAGGAGCCAGTACCCCCCTACCAGGTTCGCGTGCTCAACCCCTTCACGGGATTATTCCTGCGTTTCAAGGCGTCCTTGCCCATCATCGGATGGGTTAGGGAGGCTACCCTGACGACATCCCCGGTGATGCTCTTCGTCTCCAGCGAAGTCGGTAAAATCATGTGGGCCGATCTGGATAGCGAGCACTTCCAACAGTTTGGGGTGGATTCCCGTAACACACCTCTGTCCATGACGCCCTTTGATGGCAAACTGTATCTCAGTGACCAGGAAGGATCCATCCTCTCATCCACTGTTCCTAGTGGCTCTGCGCAAACACTCTCGATGGCCACCACCATTCCTAGTGCTGTCGGAGGTCACCCTGCATGGTACTGTTATCTCGTGAAGTCCGGGGAGGAGTTGCTCCTTGTGTCAAGGCCATGGTACGAGATACATGGGAAACCAGTAGTCCGTAAGGTGGATACAGAGAACAATAAGCTTGAGGTGGTAACGAGCATTGGCAACCGAGCTCTCTACCTCAGTGATGTCAGGTGCCTCTCTGTCGACGCCAGCAAGTTCCAGGGCATCGAAGGTGGCTGCATCTACTTTGTAGATCCAGTCTCAACAGCAGGCAATGGCCAGGCTTCACTCATGACCACTTTTCGCGTCGCTGAACAAGTGCAGGACGACATCATATTTGATGTGGCTACTATGGCAGGTGGTTCCCGGCAGCCATTTACTCTTGCCCAAGTCTTCGCAAATTACTGCAGGTTCATCTACCGTTCTGAACGGGGCTCTAATTAA
- the LOC117846583 gene encoding uncharacterized protein At4g14342: protein MQASDRFNINSQLEHLQAKYVGTGHADLTRFEWAVNIQRDSYASYIGHYPMLAYFAIAENESIGRERYNFMQKMLLPCGLPPERDED, encoded by the exons ATGCAG GCAAGCGATAGGTTCAACATAAACTCTCAGCTTGAGCATCTTCAAGCCAAATATGTTGGTACAGGGCATGCGGACTTGACCAGATT TGAATGGGCTGTAAACATCCAGAGGGACAGCTATGCCTCTTATATTGGGCACTATCCAATGTTGGCATATTTTGCTATTGCTGAAAATGAATCAATTGGAAGAGAGCGTTACAATTTTATGCAG AAAATGTTGCTTCCATGTGGCCTCCCTCCTGAGAGAGACGAAGACTGA
- the LOC117846582 gene encoding GDSL esterase/lipase At5g03610, whose protein sequence is MNFAVGGAGVVEGTSDAPRLGRQVDKFKRLVRLGIIDEDLTDSVALIAFSGRRDYERFNDMTSTEVKAKAQEVTDKIADAVDQLMDLGVEKVVVTSLPPLGCTPWLSRSEDGVYDAKCDSQKVASIHNSYLEEKVFQDEAVFNLDLKAAFSHYAGPSPRSKQFKYRLESCCESFDQSGFCGQVQDGEPQYSLGSKPDKFFYWDDINPTHAGWKAVVKEFEESIKNYLNI, encoded by the coding sequence ATGAacttcgccgtcggcggcgccggcgtggtggAGGGGACGAGCGACGCGCCCAGGCTCGGCAGGCAGGTGGACAAGTTCAAGAGGCTGGTCAGGCTCGGCATCATCGACGAGGACCTCACGGACTCCGTCGCGCTCATCGCCTTCTCCGGCAGGCGCGACTACGAGCGCTTCAACGACATGACCAGCACGGAGGTGAAGGCCAAGGCCCAGGAGGTGACGGACAAGATCGCCGACGCCGTGGACCAGCTGATGGACCTGGGCGTCGAGAAGGTGGTGGTGACCTCGCTGCCCCCGCTCGGGTGCACGCCGTGGCTGTCGAGGTCCGAGGACGGCGTCTACGATGCCAAGTGCGACAGCCAGAAGGTGGCGAGCATCCACAACTCGTACCTCGAGGAGAAGGTGTTCCAGGACGAGGCCGTCTTCAACCTCGACCTGAAAGCCGCATTCAGCCACTACGCGGGCCCGTCGCCGCGATCGAAGCAGTTCAAGTACAGGCTGGAGTCGTGCTGCGAGAGCTTCGACCAGAGCGGGTTCTGCGGGCAGGTGCAGGACGGTGAGCCGCAGTACAGCCTGGGGTCCAAGCCGGACAAGTTCTTCTACTGGGACGACATCAACCCGACCCATGCCGGATGGAAGGCCGTCGTCAAGGAGTTCGAGGAGTCCATCAAGAACTACCTCAATATCTAG
- the LOC117844628 gene encoding protein YABBY 7, which yields MASAAHHPCFGGLLPERLGYVQCSFCATILLVSVPCGGGLQLETVAVQCGNCAGILSVTVPPSPPASIELLLQVTTEPALDPPPRDSDESSAEDREAEAAVAENHAFPAVNKPPVRKQRTPSAYNCFIKEEIRRIKARDPNITHKEAFSAASKNVSTLQLTAKLQTLSASLSSAFGLTYQESSRRKTERSAPAANNFKICKLQNRINCDLNKAML from the exons atggcgtccGCGGCGCACCACCCCTGCTtcggcggcctcctcccggAGCGGCTCGGCTACGTCCAGTGCAGCTTCTGCGCCACCATCCTACTG GTGAGCGtcccgtgcggcggcggcctgcaGCTGGAGACGGTGGCCGTGCAGTGCGGCAACTGCGCCGGCATCCTCTCCGTCACGGTGCCACCGTCGCCTCCGGCGTCCATCGAGCTACTGCTGCAGGTCACCACC GAGCCGGCCCTTGATCCGCCGCCGAGGGACTCTGACGAGAGCAGTGCAGAGGAcagggaggcggaggccgcagTTGCAGAGAACCATGCATTCCCTGCGGTTAACAAAC CTCCGGTGAGGAAGCAGCGGACGCCGTCAGCCTACAACTGCTTCATCAA GGAGGAGATAAGGAGGATCAAGGCGAGAGACCCTAACATAACCCATAAAGAGGCCTTCAGCGCTGCTTCGAAGAACGTAAGCACCCTTCAGCTGACTGCAAAGCTCCAAACTCTTTCTGCCTCACTAAGTTCTGCTTT TGGGCTCACTTACCAAGAATCCAGCAGAAGGAAAACTGAAAGATCTGCTCCTGCTGCAAACAATTTCAAGATCTGCAAGCTGCAAAACAGGATTAACTGCGACCTGAATAAGGCAATGCTGTAG
- the LOC117844626 gene encoding uncharacterized protein → MDLLKRELEKKRKSASADFGGKSFVRRSELEQKQLQKRRDEQRQLLAKASAPAASSDSAAGTAGSDPSNPDAAAQAAAGNPNPSSSTAAAAASSSASVPPALAPKKTTQEEALLSEERRIDELDLPRHEVVRRLRVLREPVTLFGEDDDARLARFKLVLKSGVIDDIDDLDMTEGQTNDFLRDMIEMRKRQKSGRDTYAKGKGKRVGGGDGGDGGAAGDSADDGDGKGSGDDADADKDSKRMRTKFEELCNEDKILVFFKKLLNEWNQELDDMTELEKRTAKGKSMVATFKQCARYLSPLFEFCRKKVLPDDIRQALLVIVECCMKRDYLAAMDQYIKLAIGNAPWPIGVTMVGIHERSAREKIYTNSVAHIMNDETTRKYLQSIKRLMTLCQRRYPALPSKSVEFNSLANGSDLQALLSEENGSGKASEERLRLMPASKE, encoded by the exons ATGGATCTTCTGAAGCGGGAActggagaagaagcggaagtCGGCGTCGGCGGACTTCGGCGGGAAGAGCTTCGTGCGGCGGTCGGAGCTGGAGCAGAAGCAGCTCCAGAAGCGCCGGGACGAGCAGCGCCAGCTCCTCGCCAAGGCCagcgcgccggcggcctcctccgaTTCCGCCGCGGGCACAGCGGGCTCCGACCCCAGCAACCCCGACGCcgcggcccaggcggcggcggggaaccctaaccctagctcctccaccgccgccgccgccgcctcctcgtcggccTCCGTCCCGCCCGCCCTCGCGCCGAAGAAGACCACGCAGGAGGAGGCGCTGCTCTCCGAGGAGCGCCGCATCgacgagctcgacctcccgcGGCACGAGGTGGTGCGGCGCCTCCGCGTGCTGCGCGAGCCCGTCACGCTTTTcggggaggacgacgacgcccgcctcgcGCGCTTCAAGCTCGTGCTCAAGTCCGGCGTCATCGACGACATCGACGACCTCGACATGACCGAGGGGCAGACCAACGACTTCCTCCGCGACATGATCGAGATGCGCAAGCGGCAGAAGTCCGGGAGGGACACCTACGCCAAGGGCAAGGGGAAGCGTGTCGGCGGGGGCGATGGTGGTGACGGTGGTGCTGCTGGGGACAGTGCGGATGACGGGGATGGCAAGGGCAGCGGGGACGATGCTGATGCAGACAAGGATTCCAAGAGGATGAGGACCAAGTTTGAGGAGCTTTGCAACGAAGACAAGATTTTGGTGTTCTTCAAGAAGCTGCTTAACGAGTGGAACCAGGAGCTGGATGATATGACAGAGCTGGAGAAGCGGACAGCCAAGGGGAAGTCGATGGTTGCAACATTCAAGCAGTGTGCACGGTATCTCAGCCCCCTGTTCGAGTTCTGCAGGAAGAAG GTTCTTCCTGATGACATCCGTCAAGCATTGCTTGTTATTGTTGAATGCTGCATGAAGCGTGATTATTTAGCAGCAATGGACCAATACATCAAGCTGGCCATTGGGAATGCACCATGGCCTATTGGAGTCACTATGGTTGGTATCCATGAGCGTTCTGCTCGAGAGAAGATTTACACAAACAGTGTTGCTCACATCATGAACGATGAGACCACTCGCAAGTACCTTCAGTCGATCAAGAGGCTAATGACCCTTTGCCAGCGGCGTTATCCGGCATTGCCCTCAAAATCAGTGGAGTTCAACAGCCTGGCAAATGGGAGTGACCTGCAGGCACTTTTGTCAGAGGAGAATGGGTCGGGTAAAGCTTCTGAGGAAAGGCTCCGGTTGATGCCCGCATCGAAAGAGTGA